From Geobacter sp., one genomic window encodes:
- a CDS encoding prepilin-type N-terminal cleavage/methylation domain-containing protein, with product MVEPVSIDQKGFTLVEFLVAIVILTVGLLGLLQSVNVSIQSNMTSDLRQEASVIADEEIAKDLAKGSSQIGFDAISTTTKSYLVQRKVLTGFRNFSVTKIGSSVSVNSKQVDVQVAWRYKGNRHSYGGSSVITRSQQ from the coding sequence ATGGTGGAACCTGTGAGTATTGATCAAAAGGGTTTTACTCTCGTCGAATTTCTGGTAGCCATTGTCATTCTGACAGTAGGACTTCTAGGGTTGCTGCAGTCTGTGAACGTTTCAATACAGAGCAATATGACTTCCGATCTTAGGCAGGAAGCATCGGTCATTGCAGATGAAGAAATAGCTAAGGATCTTGCTAAGGGGAGTTCTCAGATCGGTTTTGATGCAATTTCGACAACCACGAAGAGTTACCTTGTACAGAGGAAAGTCCTAACTGGATTTCGTAATTTTTCAGTAACAAAGATCGGCAGTTCGGTATCAGTTAACTCAAAGCAGGTGGATGTCCAGGTCGCCTGGAGATACAAAGGTAATCGACACTCTTATGGTGGTTCTTCAGTCATCACCAGATCCCAACAGTGA
- a CDS encoding prepilin-type N-terminal cleavage/methylation domain-containing protein: MVNSNCRAKMAYAYGSMRGFALTELIVVVAIIGILLTIGTMNFHSWNVKSQIERETRELYTDINRLRLDAIHTKKQQSIVLEPNQYVLKNYSTENENKFAGRVIAFRPVKYRLSKPSADFSGEHYLFDTRGFADSGATIVVNPTGSGASYDCIVLSIGRANMGKMNGGTCEY, encoded by the coding sequence ATGGTGAACTCGAATTGCCGTGCAAAAATGGCATACGCATATGGATCAATGCGGGGGTTTGCGCTCACCGAGCTCATCGTCGTGGTAGCCATCATCGGAATTCTTCTGACAATTGGCACAATGAATTTTCATTCATGGAATGTAAAGTCACAGATTGAGCGTGAAACAAGGGAACTCTATACCGATATCAACCGACTGCGTCTTGACGCAATCCATACGAAAAAACAACAGAGTATTGTTTTGGAACCGAACCAGTACGTATTGAAGAATTATAGCACCGAGAACGAGAATAAGTTTGCTGGACGAGTGATTGCATTTAGACCGGTAAAGTACCGTCTTTCTAAGCCGTCTGCAGATTTCTCTGGGGAGCACTATCTATTTGATACACGCGGCTTTGCGGACAGCGGAGCGACGATTGTCGTTAACCCGACCGGTTCAGGAGCTAGTTACGATTGTATTGTGCTCTCGATTGGGAGAGCAAATATGGGGAAAATGAATGGTGGAACCTGTGAGTATTGA
- a CDS encoding pilus assembly protein PilY: protein MKALKIITVYGLFLILCGNLIMSHSADAAVMNDYCIQPPFIAQSVPPLVMFSTGREHKLYYEAYNDAADLDEDGKLEITYKHSVTYYGYFDPDVCYTYDNTGTANFEPIGAATNKFCAASQWSGNILNWLTMSRMDVLRKVLYGGHRSTDSTTTVLERVNVPHDAHSWGKEVTGRLCYNATATLPYTNMCMTSDDCASGYTCTDKSINLIGIGPSDAPVTSTTTTAPWDQVGKILVARYNHTNSSAGTDHANLLNSYQPGSLQAGYPKTITDFDSTETNGRYDNGNYLNIFAVTEFDATGLTGDWQFAVDGDDGVELEIDGAVVASYYGAHGSCYAYNKKPKADNTDFCSTTQRATITLGAGYHRLIARHSDVTGQEGVRVWYKLPGSTTATAWTIVGAATLTLRAPTITTGNLPSIKTTDFITSGTPSVGTFVTGTAKQHLFCSTSLNLNTAPLLRRLQNRSERIWDWASKERPVCDTSMADGTTVSPEDFEVRVQVCNDSDPRTDYFNNYCRNYGTVASPEWKPSGLLQKFGERLGGKVCSRALAKTCNSDSQCDLTTEGICIDRATMFFGLMTDTYTKNMSGGMLRKNFSGIEDETQVNGYFQSSESTRGNLVLTFDRLHIVGYDYSSNSYPNTTDGGNCGWITTRSLQEGECRNWGNPMAELLYEGVRYIAGKGESTVAFTVTATADAGISLTKPDWGYKSGSDSYQPYEIFPSCAKPFILLLSDINTSYDGDQLPGTSFASVSEDTRAPHLGIGDVSSGRSFINSLMDTIGTDEGITGHNWFIGDNGVAADKDFMCSSKLISDFSLANGICPEEPTKKGSYYSAAVAYYAHSYLFNKAAKPNINTFVVALSSPVADIKVKVGGKYVTLVPIGKSVSGSSSVKTSCYDKCTVTTDTNGAHITNCASDAFCPSNQIVDFYVDEVTYDSSNNVTHARFRINFEDVEQGADHDMDAIVLYEITPVGTDRVEVRLKSEYAAGSIDQVMGFVVSGTTEDGAYLTVRDADAVADGDTPSTIADMSLEWSKTFTVSSVASASNFLKSPLWYAAKWGGFQDINGNDKPDTAAEWDKDGDGEPDNYFLVVNPLMLETQLRKALEAILARVASGTAASILNNSEGSGANLVQAVFYPKKQFDNNTEVNWIGEMQNLWYFLDPNLQKTSIREDTDHSNTMHLKNDHVVQYYFDSSQNQTLVKRFLDANGDGAADDTTSPLDTVSPDDVNSLWKAGSLLWSRDLTSSPRTIYTSFNSTSGSSMQNFNGLPNDATTWDILQVPAGTNAERGAEATKIINYIHGTDQSGYRNRKVSILGCGLGTCLREWKLGDIVSSTPKLVSNVKLNNYNLNPPTGYNDTTYESFTKSTTYQNRGMVLVGGNDGMLHAFKLGILKEISDPYAKAKIVDADGSTATTSSNLGKEEWAFIPKQALPYLKYLADPEYSHLYYVDRTSTIIDASISKPTGCDSALDYSDCAKSASTWRTVLVGGMGFGGAAKPTTNACSAPAACVKTPITGVGYSSYFALDVTDPANPLYMWDFYGDTGSPGTLGYSTTGPAIVRISAKVKDVGGNDTANPDHSKNGKWFAVFASGPTGPIDTSLHQFKGESDQQLRIFVVDLATGVLLRTITTDFAGNALPSNAFAGSLATSVIDADRNNASSLGYYSDDAVYIGYVQKDTTTNTWTKGGVLRLQTKESRNPNDWVVSTLINDVGPVTTAVTKLQDRKNYNLWVYFGTGRFFYKQDDFSTTRQQLYGVKEPCYSTANRTMLTAVGGGTYNDLDKNCTDAATGTLTDQTGDATTSPSATITGSSAGWFVTLDPKDSVSLTERVITDPIASSSGAVFFTTFKPSADICKFGGDSLVWALRYDTGGVPPSAAMQGRALMQVSTGAFAEISLKDAFNNPTNKGYDGRRLATAISGVPPTAQGLSLLTNPRPVKRLLHMQER, encoded by the coding sequence ATGAAAGCATTAAAAATTATTACAGTTTATGGACTGTTTCTGATCTTATGTGGCAATTTGATCATGTCGCACAGTGCTGATGCTGCGGTTATGAATGATTATTGTATTCAACCCCCGTTTATTGCTCAGAGCGTACCTCCACTGGTGATGTTTTCCACTGGCCGTGAGCACAAACTCTATTATGAGGCATACAATGATGCTGCCGATCTTGATGAAGACGGCAAACTGGAAATTACCTATAAGCATTCCGTTACCTATTATGGATATTTCGACCCCGATGTCTGCTATACCTATGACAATACAGGCACCGCTAATTTCGAGCCTATTGGGGCTGCAACCAACAAGTTTTGTGCCGCATCCCAATGGAGTGGCAATATCCTCAACTGGCTGACCATGTCGCGTATGGATGTGCTCCGCAAGGTGCTTTACGGAGGCCATCGCAGTACAGACAGTACAACAACCGTTCTTGAGCGGGTTAACGTCCCCCATGACGCCCATAGCTGGGGCAAGGAGGTCACAGGGCGACTTTGCTACAATGCCACTGCGACATTACCTTATACCAATATGTGCATGACCAGTGACGACTGCGCGTCAGGCTATACCTGCACGGACAAGTCGATCAATCTCATTGGTATCGGCCCTTCCGATGCCCCGGTGACCAGCACAACCACGACTGCCCCCTGGGATCAGGTAGGAAAAATTCTCGTTGCCCGCTATAACCACACCAACAGTTCCGCTGGAACTGACCATGCCAATCTGCTCAATTCATACCAACCGGGAAGCCTGCAGGCTGGATATCCAAAAACCATTACAGATTTTGATTCCACCGAAACCAATGGCAGGTATGACAATGGAAATTACCTGAATATTTTTGCTGTTACTGAATTTGATGCAACCGGGTTAACCGGAGATTGGCAATTTGCTGTAGATGGCGACGATGGTGTCGAATTGGAGATCGATGGGGCTGTTGTGGCAAGTTATTATGGTGCTCATGGTAGCTGTTATGCGTACAACAAAAAACCGAAGGCGGATAACACGGATTTTTGTTCTACAACCCAGCGTGCCACGATCACGCTGGGAGCCGGTTATCACAGGCTAATTGCCAGACATTCCGATGTGACTGGACAGGAAGGGGTACGAGTTTGGTACAAACTCCCAGGTTCTACTACGGCAACTGCATGGACAATCGTGGGGGCGGCAACTCTCACATTACGGGCACCTACTATCACGACAGGGAACCTCCCGAGTATTAAAACGACTGATTTCATTACTTCCGGGACACCGTCAGTGGGGACATTTGTTACTGGTACCGCCAAACAGCACCTTTTCTGCAGTACGTCGCTGAACCTCAATACTGCCCCCCTCTTGCGCAGGCTACAGAACCGATCGGAACGGATCTGGGACTGGGCATCTAAAGAGCGTCCGGTCTGCGATACATCCATGGCTGATGGAACTACCGTTTCACCTGAGGATTTTGAGGTCCGGGTCCAAGTCTGTAATGATTCCGATCCTCGGACAGACTATTTCAATAATTACTGCCGTAATTATGGCACGGTCGCTTCGCCGGAATGGAAGCCCTCAGGGTTGTTGCAAAAATTTGGTGAGCGGCTTGGCGGGAAAGTATGTTCGCGGGCTCTTGCCAAAACATGTAACTCTGACTCGCAGTGTGACTTGACAACCGAAGGGATTTGCATTGATCGGGCTACTATGTTTTTCGGTCTTATGACCGACACTTACACTAAAAATATGAGCGGAGGCATGCTCCGGAAAAATTTCAGCGGCATTGAGGATGAGACTCAAGTCAATGGTTATTTCCAGTCATCTGAAAGTACTCGCGGCAACCTTGTCCTCACCTTTGATCGGTTACATATCGTGGGTTACGATTACAGCAGCAATTCTTACCCAAACACCACCGACGGAGGGAATTGCGGCTGGATAACCACACGCTCCCTCCAGGAGGGTGAATGCCGTAACTGGGGAAATCCAATGGCCGAGCTTCTCTATGAGGGAGTTCGCTACATTGCAGGCAAGGGAGAGTCGACAGTGGCATTCACCGTTACGGCAACTGCCGATGCGGGCATTTCTCTGACAAAACCCGATTGGGGATATAAGAGCGGCAGCGACTCTTACCAACCTTATGAAATTTTCCCTTCCTGTGCGAAGCCGTTTATTTTGCTCCTTTCCGATATAAATACCAGTTATGACGGAGACCAACTCCCCGGAACAAGTTTCGCTTCGGTAAGTGAAGATACACGAGCCCCTCATCTGGGTATCGGCGACGTTTCGAGTGGTAGGTCGTTCATCAATTCACTTATGGATACTATCGGCACGGACGAAGGGATTACGGGGCATAACTGGTTTATTGGCGATAACGGAGTTGCGGCAGATAAAGATTTCATGTGTTCCTCAAAACTCATCAGCGATTTCAGCCTTGCCAATGGTATTTGCCCTGAAGAACCAACTAAAAAGGGGTCATATTATTCAGCTGCAGTCGCTTATTATGCCCATTCCTATCTATTCAATAAAGCTGCCAAGCCCAACATTAATACTTTCGTGGTCGCACTTTCTTCGCCAGTTGCTGACATTAAGGTCAAGGTGGGAGGTAAATATGTCACCTTGGTCCCCATTGGCAAGTCGGTAAGCGGGAGTTCAAGTGTCAAGACGTCTTGTTATGACAAATGCACGGTTACAACAGATACAAATGGAGCACATATAACCAATTGCGCTTCAGATGCATTTTGTCCTTCCAATCAAATCGTTGATTTTTATGTGGATGAAGTTACCTATGATTCAAGTAACAATGTCACACATGCACGCTTCAGAATCAATTTTGAGGATGTGGAGCAGGGCGCAGATCACGATATGGATGCCATAGTCCTTTACGAAATTACACCAGTTGGTACAGATAGGGTTGAAGTTCGTCTTAAATCAGAGTATGCAGCCGGATCTATTGACCAGGTTATGGGGTTCGTCGTAAGCGGGACAACAGAAGATGGAGCCTATCTTACGGTTCGGGATGCGGATGCTGTCGCTGACGGAGACACTCCGTCGACTATTGCTGATATGTCACTTGAGTGGTCCAAGACATTCACAGTGAGTTCGGTTGCGTCTGCTTCAAATTTCCTGAAAAGTCCTCTTTGGTATGCGGCCAAGTGGGGGGGGTTCCAGGACATCAATGGCAATGACAAACCTGACACGGCTGCAGAATGGGACAAGGATGGTGATGGCGAACCTGACAATTACTTCCTGGTGGTCAACCCTCTTATGCTGGAAACTCAGTTAAGAAAGGCGTTAGAGGCAATACTTGCCAGAGTCGCTTCCGGAACGGCGGCGTCAATTCTGAATAATAGTGAAGGAAGTGGAGCTAACCTAGTGCAGGCGGTTTTCTATCCAAAGAAGCAGTTCGACAACAATACCGAGGTCAACTGGATCGGCGAAATGCAGAATCTCTGGTATTTCCTCGACCCCAACCTGCAAAAGACGTCAATCCGTGAAGATACAGATCATAGCAATACCATGCATCTTAAAAACGACCATGTGGTTCAGTATTACTTCGATTCTTCGCAAAATCAGACCCTGGTTAAGCGTTTTCTTGACGCAAACGGTGATGGTGCTGCAGATGATACAACATCGCCGTTGGACACCGTGTCGCCGGATGATGTTAACAGTCTTTGGAAAGCTGGGAGCCTTCTCTGGTCGCGCGATCTGACCAGTTCACCTCGAACCATATATACAAGCTTCAATTCAACCTCGGGTAGCAGCATGCAGAATTTTAACGGTCTTCCCAATGATGCAACTACGTGGGATATTTTGCAGGTTCCTGCGGGGACTAATGCTGAGCGTGGTGCCGAGGCCACGAAGATCATCAATTATATCCATGGTACGGATCAGAGTGGGTACCGCAATCGTAAAGTTTCTATTCTGGGCTGTGGGTTGGGTACCTGCCTAAGGGAATGGAAGCTGGGTGATATTGTGTCATCGACGCCGAAACTGGTTTCCAATGTTAAATTGAATAACTATAACCTTAATCCTCCAACCGGCTATAACGATACGACGTACGAGTCGTTCACCAAGTCGACAACCTACCAGAACCGTGGAATGGTGTTGGTTGGCGGCAACGATGGTATGCTCCATGCTTTTAAGCTTGGTATACTCAAAGAGATTTCGGATCCGTATGCAAAGGCGAAGATAGTAGATGCTGACGGCAGCACGGCTACCACAAGTTCCAATTTAGGGAAAGAAGAATGGGCATTTATCCCCAAACAAGCTCTTCCCTATCTGAAATATTTGGCGGATCCCGAGTATTCCCATCTCTATTATGTTGACCGAACCTCTACCATTATCGATGCCAGTATAAGTAAACCTACTGGATGTGATTCTGCTTTGGATTATTCGGATTGTGCGAAGTCGGCATCGACGTGGAGAACCGTTCTCGTGGGCGGTATGGGTTTTGGTGGGGCTGCAAAACCAACTACCAATGCTTGTTCTGCTCCAGCAGCCTGTGTGAAAACACCTATTACCGGTGTCGGGTATTCCTCGTATTTTGCACTTGATGTGACTGATCCGGCTAACCCTTTATACATGTGGGATTTTTATGGAGACACCGGATCTCCGGGTACGCTTGGTTATTCTACAACCGGTCCGGCAATTGTGCGCATAAGCGCAAAGGTTAAGGACGTAGGAGGCAACGATACCGCAAATCCAGATCATTCCAAGAACGGCAAATGGTTTGCCGTATTTGCATCTGGGCCAACAGGACCAATTGATACGTCACTACATCAATTCAAGGGGGAATCGGATCAACAGCTCAGAATCTTTGTGGTCGATCTTGCCACAGGGGTACTGCTTAGGACTATCACCACTGATTTTGCAGGGAACGCTCTCCCGAGCAATGCCTTTGCCGGATCTCTCGCAACGAGTGTGATCGATGCTGACCGAAATAATGCTTCTTCATTAGGTTATTACAGTGACGATGCCGTATATATTGGGTATGTGCAGAAGGATACAACGACAAATACTTGGACGAAAGGCGGAGTATTGCGTCTGCAGACTAAAGAAAGCAGAAACCCGAATGACTGGGTTGTCAGTACCTTGATTAATGATGTCGGTCCTGTCACGACAGCTGTGACGAAGTTGCAAGATCGGAAGAACTACAATCTTTGGGTCTATTTTGGGACGGGTCGTTTTTTCTATAAGCAGGATGATTTTTCAACAACCCGTCAGCAACTCTATGGGGTTAAGGAACCCTGTTACTCTACTGCGAATCGGACTATGCTAACCGCTGTAGGCGGTGGCACTTATAATGATCTAGACAAAAACTGTACCGATGCAGCAACAGGGACACTGACAGACCAGACCGGAGATGCAACAACGAGTCCTTCTGCTACCATTACCGGCAGTTCCGCCGGATGGTTTGTTACCTTGGATCCGAAGGACAGTGTTTCGTTGACAGAGAGGGTTATTACCGATCCAATTGCTTCCAGTAGTGGGGCGGTATTTTTCACTACATTTAAGCCGAGTGCCGACATCTGTAAATTTGGTGGTGATTCGCTCGTATGGGCGTTGCGTTATGATACTGGCGGGGTTCCCCCTTCTGCTGCCATGCAGGGCAGGGCTCTTATGCAAGTTTCTACAGGGGCTTTTGCTGAAATATCACTTAAGGATGCCTTTAATAATCCGACAAATAAAGGGTATGACGGCAGACGACTTGCAACGGCAATTTCCGGTGTCCCGCCAACTGCTCAAGGATTGTCACTTCTTACTAACCCCAGACCAGTGAAACGACTATTGCACATGCAGGAGCGATGA
- a CDS encoding thioredoxin fold domain-containing protein, producing the protein MVRTGIAAVFFFAIMVVSVFAMPHEECTDGSNRSGSDCSSCHTLTIDEANKLLAGVGEVKGIKQAVVRGLFEVTVENKGKQALAYVDYAKKHLLPGPIFSLETKKIVNQSSVEPEATTIKTKIDVASIPLSNSILIGNPEGKKKLFVFTDPDCPFCKKLHWELVKLVYMEPDLEIVVKMFPLKMHPTAYDKARVILGAGTSYLLDKAFAGEQLPTPGEKDSKEPVDESIKLGEKLGVRVTPTLILPDGRMISGFYEAGKLRRLIQGEAE; encoded by the coding sequence ATGGTTCGGACTGGAATAGCAGCGGTGTTTTTTTTCGCGATTATGGTAGTGTCTGTATTCGCAATGCCCCATGAGGAATGTACTGACGGGAGTAATCGTTCCGGAAGTGATTGTAGCAGCTGCCATACCCTGACTATCGATGAAGCAAACAAATTACTCGCCGGGGTTGGCGAAGTAAAAGGGATCAAACAAGCAGTAGTTCGGGGGCTCTTTGAAGTCACTGTTGAGAATAAAGGGAAACAGGCGTTAGCCTATGTGGATTATGCCAAAAAGCACTTGTTGCCCGGCCCTATTTTTTCGCTGGAAACCAAGAAAATAGTCAATCAATCATCTGTTGAGCCTGAGGCCACGACGATCAAAACAAAGATCGACGTTGCATCCATTCCTCTATCAAATTCTATCCTGATTGGTAATCCTGAGGGGAAGAAGAAACTGTTTGTCTTCACGGATCCAGATTGTCCGTTCTGCAAAAAACTCCATTGGGAACTGGTGAAACTGGTTTACATGGAGCCTGATTTGGAAATTGTCGTGAAGATGTTTCCGTTGAAGATGCACCCAACTGCGTACGATAAGGCTCGAGTTATTCTCGGTGCGGGGACTTCCTATCTTTTGGATAAGGCATTTGCAGGAGAACAGCTCCCAACGCCTGGGGAGAAAGACTCGAAAGAACCTGTGGACGAGTCGATCAAACTTGGTGAGAAATTGGGAGTCAGAGTGACCCCTACCTTAATTCTCCCAGATGGCAGAATGATTTCCGGTTTCTATGAAGCGGGTAAGTTGCGTAGGTTGATCCAAGGAGAAGCTGAGTAA
- a CDS encoding response regulator, whose amino-acid sequence MTRTNVEGGWVKDRERKRILVVDDEENLRHMLRVMLQKLGYAIELASDGEEALHRVIKDAYDFILCDIKMPVVDGVEFLQLATQSGTTSTIIMMSAYGTVDTAIECMKLGAYDYISKPFKSDEIALVLKKAEERERLKEENRQLQEAVNREFGISGIVSKNPVMLNIFALVKKVCDFKTTVLILGESGTGKELIAKALHYNSIRRKGPFVGVNCGAIPENLLESELFGHVKGAFTDASVDKAGLFEQADGGTLFLDEIGEMPLALQVKLLRVLQEEEIRRVGAANARKIDVRVISATSRDLEQDVLKGRFREDLFFRLNVFALTLPPLRERSEDVPFLVDHFLDRYGERFGKVGVRCSQAALQLLMDYAWPGNVRELENVIERGLILCEGMLLTPDALPEKLRGGVRGKFADMIPADCLSLKKAGELLERDFIRRALEKTGGNRTHAAKLLEISHRALLYKIKEFGME is encoded by the coding sequence ATGACCAGGACCAACGTTGAAGGAGGATGGGTGAAAGACCGGGAACGGAAACGGATACTGGTGGTTGATGACGAAGAAAATCTGCGGCACATGCTCAGGGTTATGCTGCAGAAGCTGGGTTATGCCATTGAACTTGCGTCCGATGGCGAAGAAGCTTTGCATCGGGTCATAAAGGATGCCTACGACTTTATCCTTTGTGATATCAAGATGCCGGTTGTCGATGGTGTGGAGTTCCTGCAACTGGCAACACAGTCCGGCACAACCTCGACCATTATCATGATGTCAGCCTACGGCACGGTGGATACGGCCATTGAATGCATGAAGCTTGGAGCTTACGACTACATTTCCAAGCCGTTCAAAAGTGACGAGATTGCTCTGGTGCTGAAGAAGGCCGAGGAACGGGAGCGTCTCAAAGAGGAAAACCGCCAGCTTCAGGAGGCGGTGAACAGGGAGTTCGGCATTTCGGGAATCGTGAGCAAGAATCCCGTCATGCTGAATATCTTTGCCCTGGTGAAAAAGGTTTGCGATTTCAAGACCACGGTTTTGATCCTCGGAGAGTCAGGGACAGGGAAAGAACTGATCGCCAAAGCCCTCCATTACAACAGCATTCGCCGCAAGGGGCCATTCGTCGGGGTCAACTGTGGCGCGATCCCGGAGAACCTGCTGGAAAGCGAGCTGTTCGGCCATGTAAAGGGAGCATTCACGGATGCTTCAGTGGATAAGGCCGGCTTGTTCGAACAGGCGGATGGTGGGACGCTTTTCCTGGACGAAATTGGTGAAATGCCGCTGGCTCTGCAGGTAAAGCTACTTCGAGTTCTGCAGGAAGAGGAGATCAGGCGGGTTGGTGCTGCCAATGCCCGCAAGATTGATGTTCGGGTTATCTCAGCCACGTCCCGTGATTTGGAGCAAGATGTTCTGAAAGGAAGGTTTCGAGAGGATCTCTTCTTTCGACTCAACGTCTTTGCCTTGACCCTGCCCCCCTTGCGTGAACGTTCCGAGGATGTTCCGTTTCTGGTCGACCATTTTCTCGACCGCTATGGGGAAAGGTTTGGCAAGGTTGGTGTCCGTTGCAGCCAGGCTGCATTACAGCTGCTCATGGATTATGCGTGGCCAGGGAATGTCCGCGAACTGGAGAATGTGATCGAACGCGGTCTTATTCTTTGTGAAGGAATGCTTCTTACCCCTGATGCGCTTCCGGAAAAGTTGCGCGGGGGTGTGCGCGGAAAGTTTGCAGATATGATTCCTGCTGATTGCCTCTCTCTCAAAAAGGCAGGAGAGTTGCTGGAACGGGATTTCATCCGCCGTGCTCTGGAAAAGACCGGAGGGAACAGGACCCATGCGGCAAAGTTACTTGAGATCAGTCACCGTGCCCTGCTTTATAAGATCAAGGAGTTTGGCATGGAATAG
- a CDS encoding HAMP domain-containing protein, with product MKIFRLSLTVTILAALASLLILTWLLLSIIAFTTAEKDLYTMKGEAGKALLAMVLRAVPAPLTTSGRNQSMSPDLVGSLADVEGFNGFVLVDQNGCTVYSLADRRGSDPRLRQTLRDGSDATVVARGGTEILCYAPMNFQGKRVGAARLALTLSSEHERLARSRRLFHAYFAIDFLMLLGLGYLSLRRIVVAPMRRLLSATQRIAAGDYGSQVHVPGSTEIAELADSFNAMLESLRTKRDEVDRHVCSLEEVNRQLQAAREETLRSERLASVGLLAAGTAHEIGTPLAAIIGYAGILREELAGDREKLDYAVRIEQDAGRIDRIVRDLLHYAKPAHGERLHVQVAGLLDETVALLTGQGAFKSITTTVIAAAGLPELYLDRFQLQQVLINLLINARDAMPHGGLIEVRANCAEMNIQRMSEAYSGVIRGRRRDDFGGIFSRSLPGDDASLPCIRIDIRDAGEGIFAENLDRIFDPFFTTKEPGKGTGLGLSIAARIIDSFGGRITVNSTVGEGSCFTVWLPVVDDDQDQR from the coding sequence ATGAAAATCTTTCGCTTAAGCCTCACTGTTACTATCCTGGCTGCCCTCGCATCCCTGCTGATCCTCACCTGGCTTCTCCTGAGTATCATTGCCTTCACAACAGCAGAGAAGGACCTGTACACCATGAAAGGTGAAGCCGGCAAGGCATTGCTGGCCATGGTTCTCCGTGCGGTCCCGGCTCCTCTGACCACTTCCGGGCGAAATCAATCCATGAGCCCCGATCTGGTCGGATCGCTGGCAGATGTCGAAGGCTTCAATGGATTTGTGCTGGTGGACCAGAACGGTTGTACGGTCTATTCATTAGCCGATCGAAGAGGATCAGACCCGCGACTCCGGCAAACTTTGCGGGATGGAAGCGATGCAACGGTCGTCGCCAGAGGCGGGACCGAGATTCTCTGTTATGCTCCGATGAATTTCCAGGGGAAAAGGGTCGGGGCAGCGCGACTTGCCCTGACGCTTTCCAGCGAGCACGAACGTCTTGCCAGGTCGCGACGGTTGTTCCATGCCTATTTCGCCATCGATTTTCTGATGCTGCTCGGCCTTGGCTATCTTTCGCTGCGGAGGATCGTTGTTGCTCCCATGCGACGGCTTCTGTCCGCCACACAGAGAATAGCCGCAGGCGATTACGGCTCCCAGGTGCATGTCCCCGGTAGTACGGAAATAGCAGAGCTTGCTGATTCGTTCAATGCGATGCTCGAGTCGCTGCGAACCAAACGGGATGAAGTCGACCGGCACGTCTGTTCTCTTGAGGAGGTGAATCGTCAACTTCAGGCGGCACGTGAAGAAACCCTCCGTTCGGAACGTTTGGCCTCAGTGGGGCTGCTTGCAGCGGGAACTGCCCACGAAATCGGCACCCCCCTGGCTGCGATCATCGGCTACGCAGGCATCCTCAGGGAAGAACTCGCCGGCGATCGGGAAAAATTGGATTATGCCGTGCGGATTGAGCAGGATGCAGGGCGAATCGATCGTATTGTCCGTGATCTATTGCATTATGCCAAACCAGCGCATGGCGAACGTCTGCATGTCCAGGTTGCAGGGCTTCTGGATGAAACAGTAGCGCTCTTGACTGGCCAGGGGGCTTTCAAGAGCATCACCACAACTGTCATAGCTGCGGCTGGTCTGCCGGAACTCTATCTCGATCGATTCCAGTTGCAGCAGGTGCTCATCAATCTGCTGATCAATGCCCGTGATGCCATGCCCCATGGCGGCCTCATTGAGGTACGGGCCAACTGTGCGGAAATGAACATCCAGCGCATGTCTGAAGCGTATTCAGGAGTCATCAGGGGCCGACGACGTGACGACTTCGGTGGAATCTTCAGTAGGTCGCTTCCAGGGGACGACGCTTCCCTCCCCTGCATCAGGATCGATATCCGCGATGCAGGGGAGGGGATATTCGCGGAGAATCTCGATCGGATCTTCGACCCTTTTTTCACTACCAAGGAGCCTGGAAAAGGTACCGGGCTCGGATTATCCATTGCCGCGCGGATCATTGATTCATTTGGCGGTCGGATTACCGTAAACAGCACCGTCGGAGAGGGGAGCTGCTTTACCGTCTGGCTTCCGGTGGTGGATGATGACCAGGACCAACGTTGA